A stretch of Pseudomonas sp. LS.1a DNA encodes these proteins:
- a CDS encoding citrate-proton symporter → MQTSSTGVSRTRQVVAAVIGNALEWYDFIVYGFLASIIARQFFPSDDEYASLLMALATFGVGFFMRPVGGVLLGMYSDRKGRKAAMQMIIRLMTVSIAMIAFAPDYLAIGMAAPMLIVVARMLQGFATGGEYASATAFLVESAPAHRKGLYGSWQLVGQCLAVFSGAAMVALVTHLCTPAALDSWGWRIPFVLGLLIGPVGLWIRKHMEEPEEFIEARRQAKGQSPSLWQVLREHRRSLMVSMGLACGATVSFYVVLVNMPTFAHKNLGLPLDQVLLVQMLAVGLMTVVIPLSGALSDRLGRRPVLMAFTLAFFVMVYPLYVWVAAAPSLERLLVMQLLLCTAIGGFFGPAPTALAEQFPVEVRSTGVSVAYNVAVMVFGGFAPLIVTWLSKVLGTPVAPSFYVLFACLLTLLGTYCLKEAPRAGKTAAFNLGVEP, encoded by the coding sequence ATGCAGACTTCGAGCACCGGCGTGTCGCGTACCCGGCAAGTGGTCGCCGCCGTCATCGGCAACGCCCTGGAGTGGTATGACTTCATCGTTTACGGCTTTCTGGCCAGCATCATCGCCCGGCAATTCTTCCCCTCCGACGACGAATATGCCTCGCTGCTGATGGCCCTGGCCACCTTTGGCGTCGGCTTTTTCATGCGCCCGGTGGGCGGCGTGCTGCTGGGCATGTATTCCGACCGCAAGGGCCGCAAGGCGGCGATGCAGATGATCATCCGGCTGATGACCGTGTCCATTGCCATGATCGCCTTTGCCCCCGACTACCTGGCCATCGGCATGGCCGCGCCGATGCTGATCGTGGTGGCGCGCATGCTGCAGGGTTTTGCCACCGGCGGCGAGTACGCCAGCGCCACGGCATTTCTGGTGGAGAGCGCGCCGGCCCACCGCAAGGGCCTGTATGGCTCGTGGCAACTGGTGGGGCAGTGCCTGGCGGTGTTCTCCGGGGCGGCGATGGTGGCGCTGGTCACCCACCTGTGCACGCCTGCGGCACTGGACAGCTGGGGCTGGCGTATCCCGTTCGTGCTCGGCCTGCTGATCGGCCCGGTGGGGCTGTGGATTCGCAAGCACATGGAAGAACCCGAGGAGTTCATCGAGGCGCGCCGCCAGGCCAAGGGCCAGTCGCCCAGCCTGTGGCAGGTGCTGCGTGAGCACCGGCGCAGCCTGATGGTATCGATGGGCCTGGCCTGTGGCGCGACGGTGTCGTTCTACGTGGTACTGGTGAACATGCCGACCTTCGCCCACAAGAACCTTGGCCTGCCGCTGGACCAGGTGCTGCTGGTGCAGATGCTGGCTGTGGGGCTGATGACCGTGGTGATCCCGCTGTCCGGGGCATTGTCTGACCGGCTGGGTCGGCGCCCGGTACTGATGGCCTTCACCCTGGCGTTCTTCGTCATGGTCTACCCGTTGTATGTGTGGGTGGCTGCCGCGCCGTCGCTGGAGCGCCTGCTGGTGATGCAACTGCTGCTGTGCACTGCCATTGGCGGCTTCTTCGGGCCGGCGCCCACGGCCTTGGCCGAGCAATTCCCGGTCGAGGTGCGTTCTACCGGTGTGTCGGTGGCCTATAACGTGGCGGTGATGGTGTTCGGCGGCTTCGCCCCGTTGATCGTCACCTGGCTGAGCAAGGTGCTCGGCACTCCGGTGGCGCCGTCGTTCTACGTGCTGTTCGCCTGCCTGCTGACACTGCTGGGCACCTATTGCCTGAAAGAAGCCCCACGCGCGGGCAAAACTGCCGCGTTCAACCTGGGAGTAGAACCGTGA
- a CDS encoding M20 aminoacylase family protein encodes MSRHQHILAWLNDVASDLHAIRHDIHAHPELGFEESRTSALVARLLEEWGYEVHAGIGKTGVVGVLRNGSSPRRLGLRADMDALPIHEATGAAYSSQHQGCMHACGHDGHTTMLLGAARYLAATRQFDGTLTLIFQPAEEGQGGAEAMLADGLLERFPCDALFGMHNMPGLPAGHLGFREGPMMASQDLLTVTLDGVGGHGSMPHLTVDPLVAAASVVMALQTVVARNIDAQEAAVVTVGALQAGEAANVIPQQALLRLSLRALNAEVRAQTLERVRAIIVSQAESFGCRATIEHRPAYPVLVNHAAENAFARQVGVELLGTEAVDGNTRKLMGSEDFAWMLQRCPGAYLFIGNGVSRPMVHNPAYDFNDDILLTGAAYWGALAERWLAPA; translated from the coding sequence ATGTCCCGACATCAGCATATCCTGGCCTGGCTGAACGATGTGGCCAGCGACCTGCACGCAATCCGTCACGATATTCACGCTCACCCGGAGCTGGGTTTTGAAGAAAGCCGCACTTCAGCGCTGGTCGCCCGTCTGCTCGAAGAATGGGGCTACGAGGTACATGCCGGTATCGGCAAGACCGGCGTGGTCGGCGTACTGCGCAATGGCAGCAGCCCACGCCGCCTGGGCCTGCGCGCCGACATGGACGCGCTGCCCATCCACGAGGCTACCGGCGCCGCGTACAGCAGCCAGCACCAGGGCTGCATGCACGCCTGCGGCCATGACGGGCATACCACCATGCTGCTGGGCGCCGCACGCTACCTGGCAGCGACCCGGCAGTTCGACGGCACGCTGACGCTGATCTTCCAGCCGGCCGAGGAGGGCCAGGGTGGCGCCGAGGCGATGCTGGCCGACGGTCTGCTGGAACGCTTCCCTTGCGATGCACTGTTCGGCATGCACAACATGCCCGGGCTGCCGGCCGGGCACCTGGGCTTTCGCGAGGGGCCGATGATGGCCTCGCAAGACCTGCTCACGGTGACCCTCGACGGGGTTGGCGGCCATGGTTCGATGCCGCACCTGACCGTCGACCCGCTGGTGGCGGCGGCCAGTGTGGTGATGGCCCTGCAAACCGTGGTGGCGCGCAATATCGATGCGCAGGAGGCGGCCGTGGTTACCGTCGGCGCCTTGCAGGCCGGCGAAGCGGCCAACGTGATCCCGCAGCAGGCGCTGCTGCGCCTGAGCCTGCGCGCGCTGAACGCCGAGGTGAGGGCGCAGACCCTGGAGCGAGTGCGCGCCATTATCGTCAGCCAGGCCGAGAGCTTTGGCTGCCGCGCCACTATCGAACACCGCCCGGCCTACCCGGTGCTGGTCAACCACGCCGCGGAAAACGCCTTTGCCCGGCAGGTGGGAGTGGAGTTGCTGGGTACCGAGGCAGTGGATGGCAACACCCGCAAGCTGATGGGCAGCGAAGACTTCGCCTGGATGCTGCAACGCTGCCCGGGCGCCTACCTGTTCATCGGCAATGGCGTATCGCGGCCGATGGTGCACAACCCGGCCTACGACTTCAACGACGACATCCTGCTGACCGGCGCCGCCTACTGGGGCGCGCTGGCAGAGCGCTGGCTCGCGCCCGCCTGA
- a CDS encoding RHS repeat-associated core domain-containing protein: MKTSTLLATDPQSSIHAGNNFPVHLYTPYGYWLVQTGPLLAFIGEPGASLPRCYLLGNGKRAYDTVLMRFHRPDIFSPFGRGGLNAYAYCQGDPVNNVDRDGHSITRVIGQFLGGITGTVGMFSSLVKAAKNIVRRSKANINKQPVPKEFDSRSRRNNAIVFNAGLVSTALKVPGVATAFGFPAASLSAEVLTSAGIVTAGVGGTAKFDQLIFDSTRAIKTARELRLPLGTLLRASLMEASGWYLLRGKESPLIAPRDRVVQGRARFRETSV; the protein is encoded by the coding sequence ATGAAAACTTCGACATTACTCGCAACTGATCCGCAATCATCAATTCATGCAGGTAATAATTTCCCAGTCCATCTATATACACCCTATGGCTATTGGTTAGTCCAAACCGGCCCTTTATTGGCCTTTATCGGAGAACCAGGAGCATCATTGCCGCGCTGTTACCTGTTGGGCAATGGTAAGCGTGCGTATGATACCGTGTTGATGCGCTTTCATCGCCCGGACATATTCAGCCCGTTTGGTCGGGGAGGGCTTAATGCCTATGCTTATTGCCAAGGAGACCCTGTCAACAATGTAGATCGCGACGGCCATTCGATAACGCGTGTAATCGGCCAGTTTCTCGGGGGTATAACCGGTACTGTGGGAATGTTCTCATCCTTGGTCAAGGCTGCTAAAAACATTGTTCGCCGGTCAAAGGCAAACATCAACAAACAGCCGGTACCCAAGGAGTTCGATTCGCGCAGCCGCAGAAATAACGCAATCGTCTTCAATGCTGGCTTGGTCAGCACAGCCTTGAAGGTACCAGGTGTTGCAACGGCATTTGGCTTTCCCGCTGCATCCCTGAGCGCTGAGGTGTTGACCTCCGCTGGTATCGTAACTGCAGGCGTCGGTGGCACGGCCAAGTTCGATCAGTTGATCTTTGACAGTACCAGAGCCATTAAAACCGCCAGGGAACTGAGGCTACCGCTGGGTACGTTGTTGAGAGCGTCGCTAATGGAGGCCAGTGGGTGGTATCTGCTCAGAGGCAAAGAGTCGCCGCTGATCGCACCCAGGGACCGGGTCGTGCAGGGGCGCGCGAGGTTCAGAGAAACCTCTGTGTGA
- a CDS encoding immunity 22 family protein — protein MDSYDIDRYEKVHVWVGTNFSSEDEYLKYFELDYSVDLDDPAYKVCGFCKDIGVRWYDEDFIGIIPRKAEEVNLEEILLESAVDSSCIEDLKAECLRLGITKANAIFWYSDGGTVISKPLKSNYNGLKYVGLYEGE, from the coding sequence ATGGACTCTTATGATATTGATCGGTATGAAAAAGTTCATGTTTGGGTAGGTACAAATTTCTCTTCGGAGGATGAGTATCTAAAGTATTTTGAATTAGACTATTCTGTGGATTTGGATGATCCAGCATATAAGGTTTGTGGGTTTTGCAAAGATATTGGTGTGAGATGGTATGACGAGGATTTCATAGGAATTATACCAAGAAAAGCGGAGGAGGTGAATTTAGAGGAGATCTTGCTTGAATCTGCGGTTGATTCCAGTTGCATTGAGGATCTAAAGGCGGAGTGTTTGAGACTTGGAATTACTAAGGCTAATGCAATTTTCTGGTACTCTGATGGTGGCACGGTAATTTCCAAGCCGCTAAAGTCGAATTATAATGGGTTGAAGTATGTTGGGTTATATGAGGGCGAATAA